A single region of the Oncorhynchus keta strain PuntledgeMale-10-30-2019 chromosome 4, Oket_V2, whole genome shotgun sequence genome encodes:
- the LOC127929652 gene encoding uncharacterized protein LOC127929652 isoform X7 gives MLYPVHHMVNLLHVIPCSPHGQSAACYTLFTTWSICCMLYPVHHMVNLLHVIQLYPVVNLLHVIQLYPVHHMVNLLHVIQLYPVVNLLHVIQLYPVHHMVNLLHVIQVYPVHHMVNLLHVIQLYPVVNLLHVIQLYPVHHMVNLLHVIQVYPVVNLLHVIQVYPVVNLLHVIQVYPVVNLLHVIQVYPVHHMVNLLHVIPCSPHGQSAACYSVIPCSPHGQSAACYSGIPCGQSAACYTLWSICCMLFRYTLFTTWSICCMLFSYTLFTTWSICCMLFSYTLFTTWSICCMLFRYTLWSICCMLYPVVNLLHVIQVYPVHHMVNLLHVIPC, from the exons ATGTTATACCCTGTTCACCACATGGTCAATCTGCTGCATGTTATACCCTGTTCACCACATGGTCAATCTGCTGCATGTTATACCCTGTTCACCACATGGTCAATCTGCTGCATGTTATACCCTGTTCACCACATGGTCAATCTGCTGCATGTTATTCAG TTATACCCTGTGGTCAATCTGCTGCATGTTATTCAGTTATACCCTGTTCACCACATGGTCAATCTGCTGCATGTTATTCAGTTATACCCTGTGGTCAATCTGCTGCATGTTATTCAGTTATACCCTGTTCACCACATGGTCAATCTGCTGCATGTTATTCAGGTATACCCTGTTCACCACATGGTCAATCTGCTGCATGTTATTCAGTTATACCCTGTGGTCAATCTGCTGCATGTTATTCAGTTATACCCTGTTCACCACATGGTCAATCTGCTGCATGTTATTCAGGTATACCCTGTGGTCAATCTGCTGCATGTTATTCAGGTATACCCTGTGGTCAATCTGCTGCATGTTATTCAGGTATACCCTGTGGTCAATCTGCTGCATGTTATTCAGGTATACCCTGTTCACCACATGGTCAATCTGCTGCATGTTATACCCTGTTCACCACATGGTCAATCTGCTGCATGTTATTCAGTTATACCCTGTTCACCACATGGTCAATCTGCTGCATGTTATTCAGGTATACCCTGTGGTCAATCTGCTGCATGTTATACCCTGTGGTCAATCTGCTGCATGTTATTCAGGTATACCCTGTTCACCACATGGTCAATCTGCTGCATGTTATTCAGTTATACCCTGTTCACCACATGGTCAATCTGCTGCATGTTATTCAG TTATACCCTGTTCACCACATGGTCAATCTGCTGCATGTTATTCAGGTATACCCTGTGGTCAATCTGCTGCATGTTATACCCTGTGGTCAATCTGCTGCATGTTATTCAGGTATACCCTGTTCACCACATGGTCAATCTGCTGCATGTTATACCCTGTTAA
- the LOC127929652 gene encoding uncharacterized protein LOC127929652 isoform X17 translates to MLYPVHHMVNLLHVIPCSPHGQSAACYTLFTTWSICCMLYPVHHMVNLLHVIQVYPVHHMVNLLHVIQLYPVVNLLHVIQLYPVHHMVNLLHVIQLYPVVNLLHVIQLYPVHHMVNLLHVIQVYPVVNLLHVIQVYPVVNLLHVIQVYPVVNLLHVIQVYPVHHMVNLLHVIPCSPHGQSAACYSVIPCSPHGQSAACYSGIPCGQSAACYTLWSICCMLFRYTLFTTWSICCMLFSYTLFTTWSICCMLFSYTLFTTWSICCMLFRYTLWSICCMLYPVVNLLHVIQVYPVHHMVNLLHVIPC, encoded by the exons ATGTTATACCCTGTTCACCACATGGTCAATCTGCTGCATGTTATACCCTGTTCACCACATGGTCAATCTGCTGCATGTTATACCCTGTTCACCACATGGTCAATCTGCTGCATGTTATACCCTGTTCACCACATGGTCAATCTGCTGCATGTTATTCAGGTATACCCTGTTCACCACATGGTCAATCTGCTGCATGTTATTCAGTTATACCCTGTGGTCAATCTGCTGCATGTTATTCAGTTATACCCTGTTCACCACATGGTCAATCTGCTGCATGTTATTCAGTTATACCCTGTGGTCAATCTGCTGCATGTTATTCAGTTATACCCTGTTCACCACATGGTCAATCTGCTGCATGTTATTCAG GTATACCCTGTGGTCAATCTGCTGCATGTTATTCAGGTATACCCTGTGGTCAATCTGCTGCATGTTATTCAGGTATACCCTGTGGTCAATCTGCTGCATGTTATTCAGGTATACCCTGTTCACCACATGGTCAATCTGCTGCATGTTATACCCTGTTCACCACATGGTCAATCTGCTGCATGTTATTCAGTTATACCCTGTTCACCACATGGTCAATCTGCTGCATGTTATTCAGGTATACCCTGTGGTCAATCTGCTGCATGTTATACCCTGTGGTCAATCTGCTGCATGTTATTCAGGTATACCCTGTTCACCACATGGTCAATCTGCTGCATGTTATTCAGTTATACCCTGTTCACCACATGGTCAATCTGCTGCATGTTATTCAG TTATACCCTGTTCACCACATGGTCAATCTGCTGCATGTTATTCAGGTATACCCTGTGGTCAATCTGCTGCATGTTATACCCTGTGGTCAATCTGCTGCATGTTATTCAGGTATACCCTGTTCACCACATGGTCAATCTGCTGCATGTTATACCCTGTTAA
- the LOC127929652 gene encoding uncharacterized protein LOC127929652 isoform X9, protein MLYPVHHMVNLLHVIPCSPHGQSAACYTLFTTWSICCMLYPVHHMVNLLHVIQVYPVHHMVNLLHVIQLYPVVNLLHVIQLYPVHHMVNLLHVIQLYPVVNLLHVIQLYPVHHMVNLLHVIQVYPVHHMVNLLHVIQLYPVVNLLHVIQLYPVHHMVNLLHVIQVYPVVNLLHVIQVYPVVNLLHVIQVYPVVNLLHVIQVYPVHHMVNLLHVIPCSPHGQSAACYSVIPCSPHGQSAACYSGIPCGQSAACYTLWSICCMLFRYTLFTTWSICCMLFSYTLFTTWSICCMLFRYTLFTTWSICCMLYPVNHMVNLLDVQQSHGCGLVLL, encoded by the exons ATGTTATACCCTGTTCACCACATGGTCAATCTGCTGCATGTTATACCCTGTTCACCACATGGTCAATCTGCTGCATGTTATACCCTGTTCACCACATGGTCAATCTGCTGCATGTTATACCCTGTTCACCACATGGTCAATCTGCTGCATGTTATTCAGGTATACCCTGTTCACCACATGGTCAATCTGCTGCATGTTATTCAGTTATACCCTGTGGTCAATCTGCTGCATGTTATTCAGTTATACCCTGTTCACCACATGGTCAATCTGCTGCATGTTATTCAGTTATACCCTGTGGTCAATCTGCTGCATGTTATTCAGTTATACCCTGTTCACCACATGGTCAATCTGCTGCATGTTATTCAGGTATACCCTGTTCACCACATGGTCAATCTGCTGCATGTTATTCAGTTATACCCTGTGGTCAATCTGCTGCATGTTATTCAGTTATACCCTGTTCACCACATGGTCAATCTGCTGCATGTTATTCAGGTATACCCTGTGGTCAATCTGCTGCATGTTATTCAGGTATACCCTGTGGTCAATCTGCTGCATGTTATTCAGGTATACCCTGTGGTCAATCTGCTGCATGTTATTCAGGTATACCCTGTTCACCACATGGTCAATCTGCTGCATGTTATACCCTGTTCACCACATGGTCAATCTGCTGCATGTTATTCAGTTATACCCTGTTCACCACATGGTCAATCTGCTGCATGTTATTCAGGTATACCCTGTGGTCAATCTGCTGCATGTTATACCCTGTGGTCAATCTGCTGCATGTTATTCAGGTATACCCTGTTCACCACATGGTCAATCTGCTGCATGTTATTCAGTTATACCCTGTTCACCACATGGTCAATCTGCTGCATGTTATTCAG GTATACCCTGTTCACCACATGGTCAATCTGCTGCATGTTATACCCTGTTAACCACATGGTCAATCTGCTGGATGTACAACAGTCACACGGCTGCGGCCTTGTCCTGCTCTGA
- the LOC127929652 gene encoding uncharacterized protein LOC127929652 isoform X3, with protein MLLRAVIQVYPVHHMVNLLHVIPCSPHGQSAACYTLFTTWSICCMLYPVHHMVNLLHVIPCSPHGQSAACYTLFTTWSICCMLFRYTLFTTWSICCMLFSYTLWSICCMLFSYTLFTTWSICCMLFSYTLWSICCMLFSYTLFTTWSICCMLFRYTLWSICCMLFRYTLWSICCMLFRYTLFTTWSICCMLYPVHHMVNLLHVIQLYPVHHMVNLLHVIQVYPVVNLLHVIPCGQSAACYSGIPCSPHGQSAACYSVIPCSPHGQSAACYSVIPCSPHGQSAACYSGIPCGQSAACYTLWSICCMLFRYTLFTTWSICCMLYPVNHMVNLLDVQQSHGCGLVLL; from the exons ATGTTGTTGAGAGCAGTTATTCAGGTATACCCTGTTCACCACATGGTCAATCTGCTGCATGTTATACCCTGTTCACCACATGGTCAATCTGCTGCATGTTATACCCTGTTCACCACATGGTCAATCTGCTGCATGTTATACCCTGTTCACCACATGGTCAATCTGCTGCATGTTATACCCTGTTCACCACATGGTCAATCTGCTGCATGTTATACCCTGTTCACCACATGGTCAATCTGCTGCATGTTATTCAGGTATACCCTGTTCACCACATGGTCAATCTGCTGCATGTTATTCAGTTATACCCTGTGGTCAATCTGCTGCATGTTATTCAGTTATACCCTGTTCACCACATGGTCAATCTGCTGCATGTTATTCAGTTATACCCTGTGGTCAATCTGCTGCATGTTATTCAGTTATACCCTGTTCACCACATGGTCAATCTGCTGCATGTTATTCAG GTATACCCTGTGGTCAATCTGCTGCATGTTATTCAGGTATACCCTGTGGTCAATCTGCTGCATGTTATTCAGGTATACCCTGTTCACCACATGGTCAATCTGCTGCATGTTATACCCTGTTCACCACATGGTCAATCTGCTGCATGTTATTCAGTTATACCCTGTTCACCACATGGTCAATCTGCTGCATGTTATTCAGGTATACCCTGTGGTCAATCTGCTGCATGTTATACCCTGTGGTCAATCTGCTGCATGTTATTCAGGTATACCCTGTTCACCACATGGTCAATCTGCTGCATGTTATTCAGTTATACCCTGTTCACCACATGGTCAATCTGCTGCATGTTATTCAG TTATACCCTGTTCACCACATGGTCAATCTGCTGCATGTTATTCAGGTATACCCTGTGGTCAATCTGCTGCATGTTATACCCTGTGGTCAATCTGCTGCATGTTATTCAGGTATACCCTGTTCACCACATGGTCAATCTGCTGCATGTTATACCCTGTTAACCACATGGTCAATCTGCTGGATGTACAACAGTCACACGGCTGCGGCCTTGTCCTGCTCTGA
- the LOC127929652 gene encoding uncharacterized protein LOC127929652 isoform X11 has protein sequence MLYPVHHMVNLLHVIPCSPHGQSAACYTLFTTWSICCMLYPVHHMVNLLHVIQVYPVHHMVNLLHVIQLYPVVNLLHVIQLYPVHHMVNLLHVIQLYPVVNLLHVIQLYPVHHMVNLLHVIQLYPVHHMVNLLHVIQVYPVVNLLHVIQVYPVVNLLHVIQVYPVVNLLHVIQVYPVHHMVNLLHVIPCSPHGQSAACYSVIPCSPHGQSAACYSGIPCGQSAACYTLWSICCMLFRYTLFTTWSICCMLFSYTLFTTWSICCMLFSYTLFTTWSICCMLFRYTLWSICCMLYPVVNLLHVIQVYPVHHMVNLLHVIPC, from the exons ATGTTATACCCTGTTCACCACATGGTCAATCTGCTGCATGTTATACCCTGTTCACCACATGGTCAATCTGCTGCATGTTATACCCTGTTCACCACATGGTCAATCTGCTGCATGTTATACCCTGTTCACCACATGGTCAATCTGCTGCATGTTATTCAGGTATACCCTGTTCACCACATGGTCAATCTGCTGCATGTTATTCAGTTATACCCTGTGGTCAATCTGCTGCATGTTATTCAGTTATACCCTGTTCACCACATGGTCAATCTGCTGCATGTTATTCAGTTATACCCTGTGGTCAATCTGCTGCATGTTATTCAGTTATACCCTGTTCACCACATGGTCAATCTGCTGCATGTTATTCAG TTATACCCTGTTCACCACATGGTCAATCTGCTGCATGTTATTCAGGTATACCCTGTGGTCAATCTGCTGCATGTTATTCAGGTATACCCTGTGGTCAATCTGCTGCATGTTATTCAGGTATACCCTGTGGTCAATCTGCTGCATGTTATTCAGGTATACCCTGTTCACCACATGGTCAATCTGCTGCATGTTATACCCTGTTCACCACATGGTCAATCTGCTGCATGTTATTCAGTTATACCCTGTTCACCACATGGTCAATCTGCTGCATGTTATTCAGGTATACCCTGTGGTCAATCTGCTGCATGTTATACCCTGTGGTCAATCTGCTGCATGTTATTCAGGTATACCCTGTTCACCACATGGTCAATCTGCTGCATGTTATTCAGTTATACCCTGTTCACCACATGGTCAATCTGCTGCATGTTATTCAG TTATACCCTGTTCACCACATGGTCAATCTGCTGCATGTTATTCAGGTATACCCTGTGGTCAATCTGCTGCATGTTATACCCTGTGGTCAATCTGCTGCATGTTATTCAGGTATACCCTGTTCACCACATGGTCAATCTGCTGCATGTTATACCCTGTTAA
- the LOC127929652 gene encoding uncharacterized protein LOC127929652 isoform X6 → MLYPVHHMVNLLHVIPCSPHGQSAACYTLFTTWSICCMLYPVHHMVNLLHVIQVYPVHHMVNLLHVIQLYPVVNLLHVIQLYPVHHMVNLLHVIQLYPVVNLLHVIQLYPVHHMVNLLHVIQLYPVVNLLHVIQLYPVHHMVNLLHVIQVYPVVNLLHVIQVYPVVNLLHVIQVYPVVNLLHVIQVYPVHHMVNLLHVIPCSPHGQSAACYSVIPCSPHGQSAACYSGIPCGQSAACYTLWSICCMLFRYTLFTTWSICCMLFSYTLFTTWSICCMLFSYTLFTTWSICCMLFRYTLWSICCMLYPVVNLLHVIQVYPVHHMVNLLHVIPC, encoded by the exons ATGTTATACCCTGTTCACCACATGGTCAATCTGCTGCATGTTATACCCTGTTCACCACATGGTCAATCTGCTGCATGTTATACCCTGTTCACCACATGGTCAATCTGCTGCATGTTATACCCTGTTCACCACATGGTCAATCTGCTGCATGTTATTCAGGTATACCCTGTTCACCACATGGTCAATCTGCTGCATGTTATTCAGTTATACCCTGTGGTCAATCTGCTGCATGTTATTCAGTTATACCCTGTTCACCACATGGTCAATCTGCTGCATGTTATTCAGTTATACCCTGTGGTCAATCTGCTGCATGTTATTCAGTTATACCCTGTTCACCACATGGTCAATCTGCTGCATGTTATTCAG TTATACCCTGTGGTCAATCTGCTGCATGTTATTCAGTTATACCCTGTTCACCACATGGTCAATCTGCTGCATGTTATTCAGGTATACCCTGTGGTCAATCTGCTGCATGTTATTCAGGTATACCCTGTGGTCAATCTGCTGCATGTTATTCAGGTATACCCTGTGGTCAATCTGCTGCATGTTATTCAGGTATACCCTGTTCACCACATGGTCAATCTGCTGCATGTTATACCCTGTTCACCACATGGTCAATCTGCTGCATGTTATTCAGTTATACCCTGTTCACCACATGGTCAATCTGCTGCATGTTATTCAGGTATACCCTGTGGTCAATCTGCTGCATGTTATACCCTGTGGTCAATCTGCTGCATGTTATTCAGGTATACCCTGTTCACCACATGGTCAATCTGCTGCATGTTATTCAGTTATACCCTGTTCACCACATGGTCAATCTGCTGCATGTTATTCAG TTATACCCTGTTCACCACATGGTCAATCTGCTGCATGTTATTCAGGTATACCCTGTGGTCAATCTGCTGCATGTTATACCCTGTGGTCAATCTGCTGCATGTTATTCAGGTATACCCTGTTCACCACATGGTCAATCTGCTGCATGTTATACCCTGTTAA
- the LOC127929652 gene encoding uncharacterized protein LOC127929652 isoform X10 encodes MLYPVHHMVNLLHVIPCSPHGQSAACYTLFTTWSICCMLYPVHHMVNLLHVIQLYPVHHMVNLLHVIQLYPVVNLLHVIQLYPVHHMVNLLHVIQVYPVHHMVNLLHVIQLYPVVNLLHVIQLYPVHHMVNLLHVIQVYPVVNLLHVIQVYPVVNLLHVIQVYPVVNLLHVIQVYPVHHMVNLLHVIPCSPHGQSAACYSVIPCSPHGQSAACYSGIPCGQSAACYTLWSICCMLFRYTLFTTWSICCMLFSYTLFTTWSICCMLFSYTLFTTWSICCMLFRYTLWSICCMLYPVVNLLHVIQVYPVHHMVNLLHVIPC; translated from the exons ATGTTATACCCTGTTCACCACATGGTCAATCTGCTGCATGTTATACCCTGTTCACCACATGGTCAATCTGCTGCATGTTATACCCTGTTCACCACATGGTCAATCTGCTGCATGTTATACCCTGTTCACCACATGGTCAATCTGCTGCATGTTATTCAG TTATACCCTGTTCACCACATGGTCAATCTGCTGCATGTTATTCAGTTATACCCTGTGGTCAATCTGCTGCATGTTATTCAGTTATACCCTGTTCACCACATGGTCAATCTGCTGCATGTTATTCAGGTATACCCTGTTCACCACATGGTCAATCTGCTGCATGTTATTCAGTTATACCCTGTGGTCAATCTGCTGCATGTTATTCAGTTATACCCTGTTCACCACATGGTCAATCTGCTGCATGTTATTCAGGTATACCCTGTGGTCAATCTGCTGCATGTTATTCAGGTATACCCTGTGGTCAATCTGCTGCATGTTATTCAGGTATACCCTGTGGTCAATCTGCTGCATGTTATTCAGGTATACCCTGTTCACCACATGGTCAATCTGCTGCATGTTATACCCTGTTCACCACATGGTCAATCTGCTGCATGTTATTCAGTTATACCCTGTTCACCACATGGTCAATCTGCTGCATGTTATTCAGGTATACCCTGTGGTCAATCTGCTGCATGTTATACCCTGTGGTCAATCTGCTGCATGTTATTCAGGTATACCCTGTTCACCACATGGTCAATCTGCTGCATGTTATTCAGTTATACCCTGTTCACCACATGGTCAATCTGCTGCATGTTATTCAG TTATACCCTGTTCACCACATGGTCAATCTGCTGCATGTTATTCAGGTATACCCTGTGGTCAATCTGCTGCATGTTATACCCTGTGGTCAATCTGCTGCATGTTATTCAGGTATACCCTGTTCACCACATGGTCAATCTGCTGCATGTTATACCCTGTTAA
- the LOC127929652 gene encoding uncharacterized protein LOC127929652 isoform X1, with product MLYPVHHMVNLLHVIPCSPHGQSAACYTLFTTWSICCMLYPVHHMVNLLHVIQVYPVHHMVNLLHVIQLYPVVNLLHVIQLYPVHHMVNLLHVIQLYPVVNLLHVIQLYPVHHMVNLLHVIQVYPVHHMVNLLHVIQLYPVVNLLHVIQLYPVHHMVNLLHVIQVYPVVNLLHVIQVYPVVNLLHVIQVYPVVNLLHVIQVYPVHHMVNLLHVIPCSPHGQSAACYSVIPCSPHGQSAACYSGIPCGQSAACYTLWSICCMLFRYTLFTTWSICCMLFSYTLFTTWSICCMLFSYTLFTTWSICCMLFRYTLWSICCMLYPVVNLLHVIQVYPVHHMVNLLHVIPC from the exons ATGTTATACCCTGTTCACCACATGGTCAATCTGCTGCATGTTATACCCTGTTCACCACATGGTCAATCTGCTGCATGTTATACCCTGTTCACCACATGGTCAATCTGCTGCATGTTATACCCTGTTCACCACATGGTCAATCTGCTGCATGTTATTCAGGTATACCCTGTTCACCACATGGTCAATCTGCTGCATGTTATTCAGTTATACCCTGTGGTCAATCTGCTGCATGTTATTCAGTTATACCCTGTTCACCACATGGTCAATCTGCTGCATGTTATTCAGTTATACCCTGTGGTCAATCTGCTGCATGTTATTCAGTTATACCCTGTTCACCACATGGTCAATCTGCTGCATGTTATTCAGGTATACCCTGTTCACCACATGGTCAATCTGCTGCATGTTATTCAGTTATACCCTGTGGTCAATCTGCTGCATGTTATTCAGTTATACCCTGTTCACCACATGGTCAATCTGCTGCATGTTATTCAGGTATACCCTGTGGTCAATCTGCTGCATGTTATTCAGGTATACCCTGTGGTCAATCTGCTGCATGTTATTCAGGTATACCCTGTGGTCAATCTGCTGCATGTTATTCAGGTATACCCTGTTCACCACATGGTCAATCTGCTGCATGTTATACCCTGTTCACCACATGGTCAATCTGCTGCATGTTATTCAGTTATACCCTGTTCACCACATGGTCAATCTGCTGCATGTTATTCAGGTATACCCTGTGGTCAATCTGCTGCATGTTATACCCTGTGGTCAATCTGCTGCATGTTATTCAGGTATACCCTGTTCACCACATGGTCAATCTGCTGCATGTTATTCAGTTATACCCTGTTCACCACATGGTCAATCTGCTGCATGTTATTCAG TTATACCCTGTTCACCACATGGTCAATCTGCTGCATGTTATTCAGGTATACCCTGTGGTCAATCTGCTGCATGTTATACCCTGTGGTCAATCTGCTGCATGTTATTCAGGTATACCCTGTTCACCACATGGTCAATCTGCTGCATGTTATACCCTGTTAA
- the LOC127929652 gene encoding uncharacterized protein LOC127929652 isoform X16 → MLYPVHHMVNLLHVIPCSPHGQSAACYTLFTTWSICCMLYPVHHMVNLLHVIQLYPVVNLLHVIQLYPVHHMVNLLHVIQVYPVHHMVNLLHVIQLYPVVNLLHVIQLYPVHHMVNLLHVIQVYPVVNLLHVIQVYPVVNLLHVIQVYPVVNLLHVIQVYPVHHMVNLLHVIPCSPHGQSAACYSVIPCSPHGQSAACYSGIPCGQSAACYTLWSICCMLFRYTLFTTWSICCMLFSYTLFTTWSICCMLFSYTLFTTWSICCMLFRYTLWSICCMLYPVVNLLHVIQVYPVHHMVNLLHVIPC, encoded by the exons ATGTTATACCCTGTTCACCACATGGTCAATCTGCTGCATGTTATACCCTGTTCACCACATGGTCAATCTGCTGCATGTTATACCCTGTTCACCACATGGTCAATCTGCTGCATGTTATACCCTGTTCACCACATGGTCAATCTGCTGCATGTTATTCAG TTATACCCTGTGGTCAATCTGCTGCATGTTATTCAGTTATACCCTGTTCACCACATGGTCAATCTGCTGCATGTTATTCAGGTATACCCTGTTCACCACATGGTCAATCTGCTGCATGTTATTCAGTTATACCCTGTGGTCAATCTGCTGCATGTTATTCAGTTATACCCTGTTCACCACATGGTCAATCTGCTGCATGTTATTCAGGTATACCCTGTGGTCAATCTGCTGCATGTTATTCAGGTATACCCTGTGGTCAATCTGCTGCATGTTATTCAGGTATACCCTGTGGTCAATCTGCTGCATGTTATTCAGGTATACCCTGTTCACCACATGGTCAATCTGCTGCATGTTATACCCTGTTCACCACATGGTCAATCTGCTGCATGTTATTCAGTTATACCCTGTTCACCACATGGTCAATCTGCTGCATGTTATTCAGGTATACCCTGTGGTCAATCTGCTGCATGTTATACCCTGTGGTCAATCTGCTGCATGTTATTCAGGTATACCCTGTTCACCACATGGTCAATCTGCTGCATGTTATTCAGTTATACCCTGTTCACCACATGGTCAATCTGCTGCATGTTATTCAG TTATACCCTGTTCACCACATGGTCAATCTGCTGCATGTTATTCAGGTATACCCTGTGGTCAATCTGCTGCATGTTATACCCTGTGGTCAATCTGCTGCATGTTATTCAGGTATACCCTGTTCACCACATGGTCAATCTGCTGCATGTTATACCCTGTTAA